ACGTCGAGGCCGGCGGCGGCGATGCGCCCGGCGCGGAGGGCGTCGACGAGCGCCTGCTCCTCGACGATCGGCCCCCGCGAGGTGTTGATCAGGACCGCGCTGCGCTTCATCGAGAAGAAGTCGTCGGCGCCGAGCAGGCCGCGGGTCCTCCTGCTGAGGAGGAGGTGGATGGAGAGCACGTCGGAACGCTCGAGGAGTGCCTGCTTGGTCACGAGCTCGACGCCGACCTCGTCGGTGCGCGCTGCGGTGAGGTTCTCGCTCCAGGCGACCACCTCCATGCCGAAGGCGCGGGCGGCGGGGACCATCGCCGAGCCGAGGCGACCGAGACCGAGGAGGCCGAGGGTCTTGCCGGAGAGGAGGGCAGGGAAGCCGAGCTGCCAGTGGCCGGCACGGATCGCCGCGTCCTCGATGACGGTGCGCTTGGTCGTGGCGAAGATCAGCGACCAGGCGATCTCGACCGGCCCGGCGCTGCCGCTGCCGCCGGTGCCGGCGTAGGTGATGCCGCGCTCGCGCAGGCACTCGCGGTCGACCGCCGCGTTCACCATCCCGGTCGTCACGACCAGCTGCAGACGGGGGAGCTGTTCGA
The genomic region above belongs to Acidimicrobiales bacterium and contains:
- a CDS encoding D-2-hydroxyacid dehydrogenase family protein; the protein is MTAVAVLDDYQGRAHALADWAALGYDVTLRFFFRAMDEDTLVGILSEFDIVVLMRERTALPRQVIEQLPRLQLVVTTGMVNAAVDRECLRERGITYAGTGGSGSAGPVEIAWSLIFATTKRTVIEDAAIRAGHWQLGFPALLSGKTLGLLGLGRLGSAMVPAARAFGMEVVAWSENLTAARTDEVGVELVTKQALLERSDVLSIHLLLSRRTRGLLGADDFFSMKRSAVLINTSRGPIVEEQALVDALRAGRIAAAGLDVFDVEPLPTGHPFLALENAVLAPHLGYVSEEGMEAMYSDAVEDIAAFLAGEPIRVIE